The DNA window CACTCAAGAAAAGGAATTAGGACTTACGAGGAGCTACTTTGAAGACCTGTGAACGAAATCGCCTCCATAGATTTGGAATTCCTTTGGTGAAGTAGTTAGGGAATGCCTTCTGCTCGAATGGAGACAAGCTATAAGTGATCACATGCCTCACTCTTTCCAAGTTTCCAAAATGGTGACCCATTTTTAATTGCCTGTACTGCAAAAGCAAAGTACTAGTTACTATGGAGATAGACTCATTTAAAACACAATATTCCTCAGGATGGATCCAAATCGATGATTTGTatgataaaaaaaattggatttttaacatttaaatagtttttcttctaaaaaacaaatccatttaaaacaaaatctgaacttaatacaaaatatgttaaggcctaaacttactataatctcttaaaacatttaaataaaaaatatgctgCACTCACAAACCTCTATCTAAAACTCTGAGTTACAGGATGCTTTTTAATATAAAGAATCAGTGAATGAAATTCCAAGTTCTGAGATCACGCTTTATAAACACAGCGCCATAGGCCGTGTACTGTATTAAAGGCTTGATCCTGTGGCGGACTTAGAGGTGGTGTTACTTAAGCAAGAGACTGGCGAAGTCATCACGAGCATTTGGACCCCGCCTCTGAGTCCAGGAGACACCGTCGTGCAGACACCATCACTAGGTAGCAAAAAGAGGCACCAAATGTGCCGCAAAGGCTCTACGCACGTTGAAAGTCAACGTGTTCTGAGGGTTACAGCTCCCCGTGAGACTGCACCTGTTCTACAAAAGGTCTGAGGCGCGCACGGAAGCGCTGATTCAAACCAATGAGTCCCACCGGGTGCTTTGAGTCAAGGCCCCTGGACGGGGCTGAGCCACGCTCAGAGGAGCGACGCGCAGAGAGGGAGCTGCGCGGTGTTACTTCAACTTCCACCCCCGCCTCCCACTTCAGCGGCCCCGGGGACCAGGCCGGCCGGGGTTACGAGGTCTGGCTGGCTGGGCGGGGATGGGACCGGCCCGcatttgggagggagggaaggagccgCCCCGGCGTGAGCAGTAACTCTCCGGGGGGAGACCCGCCGCCCCCGCCCGAACGGCCCGCTCAGCCCCACGGCCGCCGGGTGTGAGGCCTGCAGGCCCCCGGAGCCGCGCGGCGCTCACCCGCGGCGGAGGAACGACTCGGCCCGGCCGCTCCGCTCTCACCCAGGCTCGGACGCCCGGAGGTCACGTCTCCGCGGTCCTGCCAACGCCCCCCTTCCGCTTCCGGGGCGCCGTCCGGGTTcgccgccccgcctggccccgcctccCGAGCGAGGGGCGGAGAGGGCGgtagcgccccctgcaggctgggaGGGCGGGACCCTCACGCGAGTTCCCGCTGCGGTTCCTCCGTTCCCCCCGCAACCCCCGCGGGGTCTCCAGGGCCTCCCTGTTCCCCCCGGGTCTTCAGGGTCCCTCTGCCCCCACGCGGTCTCCATAGTCTCtaccccccactacctctcgggTCTCCAGGGTCCCACTGCCCCCATGGGGTC is part of the Mauremys mutica isolate MM-2020 ecotype Southern chromosome 8, ASM2049712v1, whole genome shotgun sequence genome and encodes:
- the LOC123376171 gene encoding cytochrome b-c1 complex subunit 8 — translated: MGHHFGNLERVRHVITYSLSPFEQKAFPNYFTKGIPNLWRRFRSQVFKVAPPFVVAYVVYTWGNEEFERLKRKNPADFENDE